In Chloroflexota bacterium, one DNA window encodes the following:
- a CDS encoding Ldh family oxidoreductase: MVTKQAGELRRIVLDILEAAGASAENAVDVANHLVIADMSGVVTHGVTQLSGYVDAIRAEQLLPRARPEALKDLDGGALVTGNWTFGQVAAKYGAELGIGKAAASGLALVSLVQSHHIGRLGHYVEMAAAEGLVSLVCAGGFGAVDPQTVPYGGRTRVLHTNPIAMGFPVAGAPPMMFDFATTALSGVKVVNAQKRGETLPPGSIVDADGNPTTDPQAFFDGGGHVPFGGHKGYALMMAAEFLGRTFSGSDDYAEEVRGGDIMRHQGVTMLFAKSDLFRDMDAYLSGARELVDQVHAAEPAPGFSEVLAPGDLEARTRLQRERDGIPLHDDVWQDLVDSAASLGLDIA; the protein is encoded by the coding sequence ATGGTCACGAAACAAGCGGGTGAGCTGCGGCGGATCGTGCTCGACATCCTGGAGGCCGCCGGCGCATCAGCCGAAAACGCGGTCGACGTTGCCAACCACCTGGTCATCGCCGACATGAGCGGCGTCGTGACGCATGGGGTCACGCAGCTTTCGGGGTACGTCGACGCCATCAGGGCCGAGCAACTGCTGCCGCGGGCGCGGCCGGAAGCCCTCAAAGACCTCGACGGCGGGGCGCTGGTGACCGGCAACTGGACATTCGGGCAGGTGGCGGCGAAGTACGGCGCCGAGCTCGGCATCGGCAAGGCGGCGGCGTCGGGACTGGCGTTGGTTTCGCTGGTCCAATCGCATCACATCGGGCGGCTGGGGCACTACGTGGAGATGGCCGCGGCGGAGGGCCTGGTCTCGCTGGTGTGCGCGGGCGGCTTCGGCGCCGTCGATCCGCAGACGGTGCCTTACGGCGGTCGCACGCGCGTGCTGCATACCAACCCGATCGCGATGGGCTTTCCCGTGGCGGGCGCGCCGCCGATGATGTTCGACTTCGCGACCACGGCGCTCTCGGGCGTGAAGGTGGTCAACGCCCAGAAGCGCGGCGAAACGCTGCCGCCGGGCAGCATCGTCGATGCCGACGGGAATCCGACGACCGACCCGCAGGCGTTCTTCGACGGCGGCGGCCATGTTCCCTTCGGGGGCCACAAGGGCTACGCGCTGATGATGGCCGCCGAGTTTCTGGGGCGCACCTTCTCCGGATCGGACGACTACGCCGAAGAGGTACGCGGCGGGGACATCATGCGCCACCAAGGCGTGACGATGCTGTTCGCCAAGTCCGACCTCTTCCGCGATATGGACGCCTACCTGAGCGGCGCGAGGGAGCTGGTCGACCAGGTGCACGCGGCGGAGCCCGCGCCGGGGTTCAGCGAAGTGCTGGCGCCCGGCGACCTGGAAGCGCGCACGCGACTGCAACGCGAGCGCGACGGGATTCCGCTGCACGACGACGTGTGGCAGGACCTGGTGGACAGCGCGGCTTCCCTGGGGCTGGACATCGCCTGA
- a CDS encoding amidohydrolase family protein, with translation MIVDVHTHCLQPEHVSAASRRADVRAGYAPMQPLPFEKYAEAMEAVDRAIVFGVRALACGMLSPDDFTAEWVARDPDKLIGFMGIDPTEDGYLDQIDRGVDLGLRGIKIYPMLAHFNPADPVYFALYEKAQRLGLPILSHMGTQPNPRAILKYSHPLLIDEVAQAFPDLKFVIAHMAHPWQRDCAVVIRKHANVYADVSGGGWVRPYQAWEALVLMVEWGVADKLLFGSDFPLWTPQEGMDDMRRLNDQVEGTNLPRIPEEVLDGIIHRNSLELLGLE, from the coding sequence ATGATCGTCGACGTCCATACGCATTGCCTGCAGCCGGAGCACGTGAGCGCAGCGTCGCGGCGGGCCGATGTGCGGGCGGGGTATGCGCCCATGCAGCCGCTGCCGTTCGAGAAATATGCGGAGGCGATGGAAGCGGTTGATCGGGCCATCGTCTTCGGCGTGCGCGCGCTGGCCTGCGGCATGCTGAGTCCCGACGACTTCACCGCCGAATGGGTGGCCAGGGACCCGGACAAGCTCATCGGGTTCATGGGAATCGATCCGACCGAGGACGGCTATCTCGACCAGATCGACCGGGGCGTGGACCTGGGCCTGCGCGGGATCAAGATCTATCCCATGCTGGCGCACTTCAATCCAGCGGATCCGGTCTATTTCGCCCTCTACGAGAAGGCCCAGCGCCTGGGACTCCCGATTCTGTCGCACATGGGCACGCAGCCGAATCCGCGGGCGATTCTCAAGTACAGCCATCCGCTGCTGATCGACGAGGTGGCGCAGGCGTTCCCCGACCTCAAGTTCGTGATCGCGCACATGGCGCATCCCTGGCAGCGGGACTGCGCGGTGGTCATTCGCAAGCACGCCAACGTCTACGCCGACGTCTCGGGCGGCGGCTGGGTGCGGCCCTACCAGGCGTGGGAGGCCCTGGTGCTGATGGTCGAGTGGGGTGTGGCCGACAAGCTGCTGTTCGGTTCCGACTTCCCGCTCTGGACGCCGCAGGAGGGCATGGACGATATGCGCCGCCTGAACGACCAGGTGGAGGGCACGAACCTGCCGCGGATTCCCGAGGAGGTTCTCGACGGGATCATCCATCGCAACTCGCTGGAGCTGCTGGGCTTGGAGTAG
- a CDS encoding ABC transporter substrate-binding protein — protein MSIRLRAAWLLAAGVLSVCLAACGEAPPEPLKLGLLTYISEGSPQNAQDRQRAFELAVAHLNEAGGVFGRLVETAVGDTALDPDTAVVEARRLIEDEGVHALVGPSTSANSLAVIERVAGPARIPVVSPSATSPRLTNAADDDFFFRVALSDVAQGPVLARVARERGFDKVGAIYRNDAWGQGLVQSFENAWDGAITTVAVEPDQTTFADALRQSAAGGAQALILIAFSTETEIILREALEQGIYDHFVFSDGVKSPALVQAIGGAALGGMYGTGPAPPPASESAARWEEDYLDAYGDPPAGTYVREVYDATIAVALATEAAGSTDGPSIRDQLRAVGGGPGEVVFAGPEGIARALEILSAGDAVDYDGASGTLDWDANGDLRRGYIGIWRYTTDERIEDIDVVLFEN, from the coding sequence ATGTCAATTAGATTGCGCGCTGCCTGGCTGCTGGCGGCGGGCGTGCTGTCGGTCTGCCTGGCGGCGTGCGGCGAGGCGCCTCCGGAGCCGCTGAAGCTCGGGCTGCTGACGTACATCAGCGAGGGGTCGCCGCAGAATGCCCAGGACCGGCAACGGGCTTTCGAGCTGGCGGTGGCGCATCTCAACGAGGCCGGCGGCGTGTTTGGTCGCCTGGTCGAGACAGCGGTCGGCGACACCGCGCTCGACCCGGACACGGCAGTCGTCGAAGCGCGGCGGCTGATCGAGGACGAGGGCGTGCATGCGCTCGTCGGTCCCAGCACCAGCGCCAACTCGCTGGCCGTGATCGAGCGCGTGGCCGGACCGGCCCGGATTCCCGTCGTCAGCCCCTCGGCCACGTCGCCGCGATTGACCAATGCCGCGGACGACGACTTCTTCTTCCGGGTCGCCCTGTCCGACGTGGCGCAGGGACCGGTCCTGGCGCGAGTCGCCCGGGAACGCGGCTTCGACAAGGTGGGCGCGATCTACCGCAACGACGCCTGGGGGCAGGGATTGGTCCAATCATTTGAAAACGCGTGGGACGGCGCCATCACCACCGTGGCAGTCGAACCCGATCAGACCACGTTCGCCGACGCCCTGCGCCAGTCCGCCGCCGGCGGCGCCCAGGCCCTGATCCTGATCGCCTTCTCGACGGAGACCGAGATCATTCTGCGCGAGGCGCTCGAACAGGGCATCTACGACCATTTCGTCTTCAGCGACGGCGTCAAGAGCCCGGCCTTGGTCCAGGCGATCGGCGGGGCCGCGCTGGGCGGCATGTACGGCACCGGGCCGGCCCCTCCACCAGCCAGCGAGTCAGCCGCTCGGTGGGAGGAGGACTACCTGGACGCCTACGGCGATCCCCCGGCGGGCACGTACGTCCGCGAGGTCTACGACGCCACCATCGCCGTGGCGCTGGCGACCGAGGCGGCCGGGAGCACCGACGGCCCGTCGATCCGCGACCAACTGCGCGCGGTGGGTGGCGGACCGGGAGAGGTCGTGTTCGCGGGGCCGGAGGGCATCGCGCGGGCGCTCGAGATCCTGAGCGCCGGCGATGCGGTCGACTACGACGGCGCGTCGGGGACGCTGGATTGGGACGCGAACGGCGACCTGCGCCGGGGCTACATCGGCATTTGGCGCTACACGACCGACGAGCGGATCGAGGACATCGACGTGGTGCTTTTTGAGAACTAG
- a CDS encoding MMPL family transporter — protein MFGLVASFATSWRRAAIVIAIWGVVGAAVVVSAPPLSDVTTNEQENFLPDGSESLRVLQLVREKFPRGQGIPAIVVFHQPEGLSDSDLAAVARVDEALQAADAPPGIQSVLALSTASPMAGSALLAPDGTTVTTIVTISGSPAEEEFREVIRWIRDQARAGTAAAGLTVAITGPAGIISDAVEVFASIDFRVTLFTVLFVLVLLLLIYRSPALALLPLAGVGWTLVIAQGVAATLAENAGLLLNSQVTALMSVLMFGAGTDFTLFIVARYREELRQQPDRWRAMQVALRRVGPAIASSAGTTIAAMLALLLATFGSFQTMGPVLALAMFLMLLSGLTFIPAMAVLLGRAAFWPGRMHVTGTEHSRVWSRVADFVTRRPVATFTATFVLLVVFAAGTPTLTPNFSFIDGFPDDAESKIGAQIMDDSFGAGNLAPTNVYLSTDNVLASLVDIDRVAQAIADIPGVTRVSGPTRPTGEAPAVDPAVLQAAVANLPPGMLQGGAPTGAPAARPPANADPQMQAVIEAFLAAGRFISPDGSTARLDVVMEDDPYGIPAIERIDEVRATARSTVEGTSLADAMVLVGGPTALQTDAWASVNTDVRLVGPIVVVLIWFILLLLLRSLVAATYLIGSVLLSFLSALGISVVIFQNLMGHPGVGYQNAVFMFIFLAALGADYNILIMSRVREEIRARGLVEGTRLAVARTGGVITSAGLILAGTFSILATLPLRDIFQLGFAVMLGVLLDTFVVRALFVPSLVILLRRWNWWPVRLNSPSSAEADEPGVAS, from the coding sequence ATGTTCGGGCTAGTTGCGAGCTTTGCCACCAGTTGGCGCCGGGCGGCGATCGTCATCGCCATCTGGGGCGTGGTGGGCGCCGCCGTGGTCGTCTCGGCGCCGCCGCTGTCCGACGTCACCACCAACGAGCAGGAGAACTTCCTCCCGGACGGCTCGGAGTCCCTGCGCGTCCTGCAACTGGTCCGGGAAAAGTTCCCGCGGGGGCAGGGGATTCCCGCGATCGTCGTCTTCCATCAACCCGAGGGCCTGTCCGACTCGGATCTGGCGGCCGTGGCGCGGGTGGACGAGGCGCTGCAAGCGGCCGACGCACCTCCCGGCATTCAAAGCGTGCTCGCCCTGAGCACCGCGTCGCCGATGGCGGGCAGCGCGTTGCTGGCGCCGGACGGCACCACCGTGACGACGATCGTGACGATCAGCGGCTCTCCGGCAGAGGAGGAGTTTCGCGAAGTCATTCGCTGGATTCGCGACCAGGCGCGCGCCGGAACCGCCGCTGCCGGTCTCACCGTCGCCATCACCGGACCCGCGGGAATCATCTCCGACGCCGTAGAGGTGTTCGCGTCGATCGACTTCCGCGTGACGCTCTTCACCGTGCTCTTCGTCCTGGTGCTGTTGCTGCTGATCTACCGCTCGCCCGCGTTGGCCCTGCTCCCCCTGGCCGGCGTGGGGTGGACGCTGGTGATCGCCCAGGGTGTGGCGGCGACGCTGGCCGAAAACGCCGGGCTGCTGCTCAATAGCCAGGTGACGGCGCTGATGTCGGTGCTCATGTTCGGCGCCGGCACCGACTTCACGCTCTTCATCGTGGCCCGGTATCGGGAGGAGCTGCGGCAACAGCCCGACCGCTGGCGCGCCATGCAGGTGGCGCTGCGCCGGGTGGGACCCGCGATTGCGTCCAGCGCCGGCACCACCATCGCGGCCATGCTCGCGCTGCTGCTGGCCACGTTCGGGTCGTTTCAGACGATGGGGCCGGTGCTGGCGCTGGCAATGTTCCTGATGCTGCTCAGCGGGCTCACCTTCATCCCAGCCATGGCGGTGCTGCTGGGACGCGCGGCCTTCTGGCCCGGGCGCATGCACGTGACCGGCACCGAGCACTCCCGCGTCTGGTCGCGCGTCGCGGATTTCGTGACCCGCCGCCCGGTGGCCACATTCACGGCGACCTTCGTGCTGTTGGTGGTCTTCGCCGCCGGCACGCCGACGCTCACCCCCAACTTCAGCTTCATTGACGGTTTCCCGGACGACGCCGAGTCGAAGATCGGCGCGCAGATCATGGACGACAGCTTCGGCGCCGGGAACCTGGCGCCAACGAACGTCTATCTGAGTACCGACAACGTCCTGGCCAGCCTGGTGGACATCGACCGCGTGGCCCAGGCCATCGCCGACATCCCGGGCGTCACGCGGGTGAGTGGACCCACCCGGCCCACGGGCGAGGCGCCGGCAGTGGATCCTGCTGTGCTGCAAGCCGCCGTCGCCAACCTGCCTCCCGGAATGCTCCAGGGCGGCGCGCCAACCGGCGCCCCGGCGGCCCGTCCGCCGGCGAACGCCGACCCGCAAATGCAAGCCGTGATCGAGGCCTTCCTCGCCGCCGGCCGCTTCATTTCGCCCGACGGCAGCACCGCCCGGCTGGACGTGGTGATGGAAGACGATCCCTACGGCATCCCGGCGATCGAGCGCATCGACGAAGTCCGCGCGACGGCGCGGAGCACGGTCGAGGGCACCAGCCTGGCCGACGCCATGGTCCTGGTCGGCGGCCCAACCGCGCTGCAAACGGACGCGTGGGCCTCGGTGAACACCGACGTTCGGCTTGTCGGGCCGATCGTGGTGGTGCTGATCTGGTTCATCCTGTTGCTGCTGCTACGCAGCCTGGTCGCGGCCACCTATCTCATCGGCAGCGTGCTGCTGAGCTTTCTCTCCGCGCTGGGCATTTCCGTCGTCATCTTCCAGAACCTGATGGGACATCCCGGCGTGGGCTATCAGAACGCCGTCTTCATGTTCATCTTCCTGGCCGCGCTGGGAGCGGATTACAACATCCTGATCATGTCGCGCGTCCGGGAGGAGATTCGGGCGCGGGGACTGGTGGAAGGCACACGTCTGGCGGTGGCGCGAACTGGGGGCGTCATCACCTCGGCGGGCCTGATCCTCGCCGGCACCTTCTCGATCCTGGCCACGCTGCCGCTGCGCGACATCTTCCAGCTGGGGTTTGCCGTCATGCTGGGCGTCCTGCTGGATACCTTCGTCGTGCGCGCGCTGTTCGTGCCCAGCCTGGTGATCCTGCTGCGCCGCTGGAACTGGTGGCCCGTGCGCTTGAATTCGCCGTCATCGGCTGAAGCGGACGAGCCGGGCGTCGCCTCCTAG